The sequence CAGTACACTGACACATCTCAGCTCAGAATTACTAACATGGTGTACAAAGCTGTGTATGCAATAGCACATGCCATTCATAATGCAATGTGTCGAGGAGCAAATGTCACAGCTCAGTGTGACACATTAACCAAGTTGCAGTCCAAACAGGTCAGAAGAAATAAATATCTTAATGGCAGTTTCCCTCATCACCTCTAATATAACTTGGATCAAATAAAGTATTACTATTAATAATTGCAATATTGtatgtattttctttctctcccacgCTCtctctttattcatttttatagattttaattgaactgaaaaaagttaattttaCCCAAAATGGATATGATGTGTCATTTAATGCTAATGGGGATCCTGTGGCTATTTATGAGCTCGTCAACTGGCAGAAAAGTGAAAGTGGAATCATTGATATGATAACTGTGGGGCTGTATGATGCATCACTACCAGTGGGCCACGAATTTTGGATTAACAGAAACATTACCTGGATGGGGGATAGCAGAAAAGTAATGACTCAAAGGATGAGAATCTAACTCTACTGAACAagataatttatatttattatgccACCTTTGTGTGTTGACAGGTGCCAGTGTCAGTGTGCACTGACAGTTGTCCTCCAGGAACTCGTAAAGTACTGCAGAAAGGAAAACCCATCTGCTGCTATGACTGTATAGCGTGTCCTGAGGGAGAGATCAGTAATACAACAGGTAAAATCAAATTTTTGTCCAAGCATTTAAAATGGTTTTACGCTTCCCAgaagtctctctttttttttttctttattcagaTTCTGCTGATTGTCTACGCTGTCTCACGGAATTCTGGCCTAATGCAAAGAGAGACACTTGTATCCCTAAGCCTGTAGAGTATCTTTCCTTTCAAGGCATCCTAGGAATTATCCTGGCTACATTCTCAGTTGTGGGTGCTTTTCTGGCTATTATCACGGCGGCTATATTCTTTCATCACAGGACATCTCCAATAGTTAGGGCCAACAACTCTGAGCTGAGCTTTCTGCTGCtcatctctctcactctgtgttTCTTATGTTCATTAACTTTCATTGGAGCACCATCAGAGTGGTCCTGCATGCTGCGTCACACTGCATTTGGGATCACCTTTGTGCTCTGTATCTCCTGTGTACTTGGGAAAACCATAGTGGTTTTAATGGCTTTTAAAGCGACACTTCCAGGTAACAATGTCATGAAATGGTTTGGTCCTCCACAACAAAGAATGACTGTTGTGTCTTTCACCTTTATTCAAGTTTTAATATGTACTATTTGGTTGGTAGTGAGCCCTCCTTTTCCAATAAAAAATCTAACCACATACAAGGAGAAAATCATATTGGAATGTTCATTAGGCTCTGCTGTTGGCTTCTGGGCTGTTCTCGGTTACATAGGCCTActtgctgccttttgttttgttttagctgtCTTAGCCCGCAAATTACCTGATAATTTCAATGAAGCCAAGCTTATCACTTTCAGCATGCTGATATTCTGTGCAGTGTGGATCACCTTTATCCCAGCATATGTCAGCTCTCCTGGGAAATTTACAGTGGTTGTGGAGATTTTTGCCATTCTGGCCTCCAGCTTTGGTCTaataatgtgtatatttgctcCAAAGTGTTTTATCATATTGTTTAAGCCTGAGAAGAACACCAAGAAATATTTAATGAACAAAAATCAATCATAGTCTATTAACAATCGGAAAATGGTGAATATTCTAATCGCAAACTTAAATTGTGCCCCTTCaaagtatttttgttgttgttgctaagtTCAAATTCatatgtcattatttatttttttgtacatgtAATTATTTAGTGTATGGATATTTCATTGAGAGTCAatcacataaataaatgtaaagtcATATTTAATACTCAGTGTGTGGTTCTGAGTTATTTCTCAGTGGCCTGATACAATTTCTTCTAgcagtttgatttcttttaccaTTTCATTTTGTATCAAACACTAAATCATACTCAGTCATAGTATAatcaaactgctcaaagaaataAACACTTTTGTTGGGAGTTTCTTAAATTTACAGAAACAAAGGACTATTTTGGTTGGGTACTGTAATTGTTTCGCCTTTATAAAGTAAACTGTAAAATTAATATGCTTACCCAGATTAGTGGTGACCCATCATCAAACCAGTCATGGTGaacagtgttacaggcataCAACATTCTCCATGGTTTCTTCCAACCCTTTGACATTTATTACATGTACTCATATAATAATCATTGCATGCCCTCATGTTTGAAATGTACAGGGAGCCAATGGTAGAACAGCCAATTCTAGCAGTCTATGGCAAATGCCAAGTGGGCTCCATGATGCTGAGCCATCAGTACTGGGCCCAGTACATTATATCAGGCCCTTAGGCCACCATTATTAAGTCTGCTTCTGAATATTTGGTCAGAAACATTCATAGCAGTGGTCTGCTGGAGGTAATTTTGTAGGGTGATGCCAATGCTCATCCGGTTCTTTcctgcacacaaaaacaaataacgGTCTTGATGATGGGTTAGGGACCAAATTCTCCTCCTGTGTGCAATAAGCTCTCTTAGAATAACTGTTTGTCTCCTGGAATCACCTGTTCTTTAGACTGTCTTCAGAGATACAACAATGTTTCTGCAAATGTAGGTATTGATGTGCCATTCTGAAAGGGCAGGATTACCTGTGAAACCTCTGTAGGGTTCAGGTATCACTtcatgctaccagtagtgacaGTGACCctagcaaaggcaaaaaaaaaaaaaaaaaaaaaaaagtgagaaagaaaagcattCAGAAAAGACAACTGAGGAAATCTCAGTGGCAATCACCTATAAAACCATTCCTATTTTGCAGGTTCAATAATTGTTCACTCATTGTAAGGCAGTGTCATTTGACAATGTAACAAAAAGTCGTGCTCTATGGCCTCCTTGACTTTTGAGTAATACTAAAGCTGCACTCAAATTCTCTTGCTATAGTGCCCGTCAGTTGTGGTGTCAGGGTTGATGCATCTGGTTCAGGGTTGACTGCCATGAAAGGCACCAAGCACCACACCAACTCCATATAGGCAATATACCAACACATGTTGATCAGTTAGAAGCTCAGCTCCTCTATTTATTCAGGCCACTAATTTTATACATAAAagtaaattgaattaaataaaatggaattaattattataataataccTTTACATTTATATAAGTTGATTTATATGGGGTGAGGCTCTAGTAACCCTCTCAGTGGACAGGCATTAAGAGGGAGTTACTCCTAGGGGTTTCCTGAATTTGCCttgaaactagagatggaccgatccgatattacgtatcggtatcggtccgatactgatgtaaattactggatcggatataaataaaaaatgtaatccgatccattaaatatcaaaaaagcacctcacaaaacttgcgacatggcataactcggctcataaccgtagcactcggagcagtatgcatcatgtgatagagcggctgtgtgtatttgtagccttgcTACCAAACCggtggcatttcatctccgaggaagtgatccccaagagaagtaaagcaagtgtgtaagttcatctctgaatgtttgtaaagcattcccatgttaagcttaacaaccgatatatagAGCTAGtgcctcttctctccctctcctgctggtacttcaatcatgaaactgattaatgatcagctgatcggcttttctgttgcgagtctgtctctcttctttgtttttggcccacttcgtgccagaaagaggaaaccagcggctgaacaacagcagcacgtttaagcttgataagctgttgttagaatttatttaatattactttctacaccaggatctttttctacgtagctgacggctggtaactgtgcagtggcggatctagcaaagtttagccaggggggccgatagggcattaacagggaaaaggagggcacaaagacatgcttttctttcttattctcatttaaaatgtctagcttttaataaatgattatctgaatcttacacccaaagttttaatctgatgtaaaatgtatagaagtccattactgtatatagtaacagttaagtctaatataccctagtaagctatactactttttcctttggaaagataccatctgtgcagtctgctattctgttgaagaaagatgttgaatttatttaattattcacgaaaaataatttatttctgtgcatttcttttcacactgcatcaaattaaagtcgATTACGTctattaagcatcatgaggtggagggtggttccctatttttttttgctgggagcttgcaaccctattagttaggttgcataatatttctgctaagtactctttaaaatcagaatcagaatactttattgatccctgggggaaattatgttttgttacagtgctccattataaaccaacattaagacaaggcagacaatacactaactaagaatagtacaatatatacatatatatacacacatacatacatacatacatacataagtcactcataaataaatagctgaaaaagaaacatgtgtagttatagcagcaaacagtgtgttaagtggatgcgttgtacagggagatggccacaggcaggaaagatttcctgtgtcgttcagtggtgcttttcggtaatctcagtctctcactgaacgtgctcctgtgactgaccagcatgtcatggagtgggtgggaggtgttatccaacattgtctttatcttggacagcatccgcctctccgacaccaccttgagggagtccagctccatccccataacattgctggccttacggattagtttattgagtctgttggcatctgcgaccctcagcctgctcccccagcatgcaacagcatagaggatcgcactggccacaacagactcatagaaaatcctcagcattttccggcatatgttgaaggacctcagtcgcctcaaaaaaatagagacgactctggcccttcctgtaaagtgctgtggtgtttttagcccagtccagtttattgtcaatgtgtactccaaggtatttatagtcctccacaatgtcaacactgaccccctggattgaaacaggggtcgagtgtttcctggtcttcctgaagtccacgatcagttccttggtctttgccacgttgagctgcagatgattctgctcacaccacgtgacaaaggagtcgaccacagcccggtactctgtctcatcatccctgctgatgcatccaaccaccgcagagtcatcagaaaacttctgaagatggcaggtctctgtgcagtggctgaagtctgtggtgtagagggtgaagaggaagggggagaggacagtcccctgtggtgcccctgtgttgctgatcaccttgtcagacacacactgtgggagacgtacat comes from Astatotilapia calliptera chromosome 14, fAstCal1.2, whole genome shotgun sequence and encodes:
- the LOC113037013 gene encoding extracellular calcium-sensing receptor-like, which produces MVFAIEEINNSTELLPRIRLGYQIYDSCASVAVAVHVAFQFLNGFDPVFFIGNNCSQSGMVMAVVGDSGSTTSISLSQVIRAFNIPQVSHFSTCACLSDKQQYPSFFRTIPSDQIQAEALAKLVKHFGWTWIGAVRSDSDYGNKGMASFLQAAQKEGICVEYSVSFYRTDPQSRIQRVADVIRRSTAMVVVAFAALGDMRILLEELSREPSPPRQWIGSESWITYSELTKFHLCAGAIGFAIPKSVISGLRDFLLNLSPSEVAASQILAEFWEGSFNCTLKNNTAADKKVCDGKEDINSLHNQYTDTSQLRITNMVYKAVYAIAHAIHNAMCRGANVTAQCDTLTKLQSKQILIELKKVNFTQNGYDVSFNANGDPVAIYELVNWQKSESGIIDMITVGLYDASLPVGHEFWINRNITWMGDSRKVPVSVCTDSCPPGTRKVLQKGKPICCYDCIACPEGEISNTTDSADCLRCLTEFWPNAKRDTCIPKPVEYLSFQGILGIILATFSVVGAFLAIITAAIFFHHRTSPIVRANNSELSFLLLISLTLCFLCSLTFIGAPSEWSCMLRHTAFGITFVLCISCVLGKTIVVLMAFKATLPGNNVMKWFGPPQQRMTVVSFTFIQVLICTIWLVVSPPFPIKNLTTYKEKIILECSLGSAVGFWAVLGYIGLLAAFCFVLAVLARKLPDNFNEAKLITFSMLIFCAVWITFIPAYVSSPGKFTVVVEIFAILASSFGLIMCIFAPKCFIILFKPEKNTKKYLMNKNQS